From Prochlorococcus marinus XMU1419, a single genomic window includes:
- the ndk gene encoding nucleoside-diphosphate kinase has protein sequence MTKERTFIAIKPDGVQRGYVSEIIGRFEKKGFKLVGLKQLIPSKEIAQNHYGVHRERPFFDDLVDFISSGPVVAMVWEGEGVILSARKLIGATKPLEAEPGTIRGDLAIDIGRNIIHGSDGEDTAKFEIDLWFNEEELCEWETSDSKWRSEN, from the coding sequence ATGACCAAAGAGAGAACTTTTATTGCAATTAAACCAGATGGAGTTCAAAGAGGATATGTTTCTGAGATTATTGGCAGATTTGAAAAAAAAGGATTTAAATTGGTTGGATTAAAGCAATTAATTCCTTCAAAAGAAATTGCTCAAAATCATTATGGAGTACATAGAGAAAGACCCTTTTTTGATGATTTAGTAGACTTTATTTCAAGTGGGCCTGTTGTAGCAATGGTGTGGGAAGGCGAAGGAGTAATTTTGAGTGCTAGAAAACTAATAGGGGCAACAAAACCTCTGGAAGCAGAGCCTGGAACAATTAGAGGTGACTTAGCTATTGATATTGGGAGGAATATTATTCATGGTTCTGATGGAGAAGATACAGCAAAATTTGAAATTGATCTATGGTTTAACGAAGAGGAATTATGTGAGTGGGAAACTTCTGATTCGAAATGGCGATCTGAAAATTAA
- the thiO gene encoding glycine oxidase ThiO, with protein MSQETKNSILIIGGGLLGLSIAYEFSRNNFKVLVLSKNRNESAGFVAAGMLATHAEGLEDELLKFGQESQNLIPKWIKSIEQDSNIKCGLRKCGIVVPFKNKEDLEEFPTYEYGKYLNHKDLQTEINGMNSIWKHGLLFEQDGQIDNRRRLMRALERACSLHGVEFQEGSEVEDLTFEKNKVIGATVVCATGEIKKINCEKAIICSGAWSKKIFNKIPVFPVKGQMLSIQGPANFLKRVIFGPKTYLVPRDDGLIIVGATVEKDSKFNQGNTPNGIKQLQEGILTLLPEAINWPQMEHWWGFRPCTPDLKPIIGKSKIENLFIATGHYRNGVLFSAITSDLLLKIVQNKNLKEIEKNFLEKFSLDRFAI; from the coding sequence ATGTCACAAGAAACCAAAAATTCAATATTAATCATTGGGGGTGGACTTTTGGGTTTATCTATTGCTTATGAATTTTCTAGAAATAACTTCAAAGTTTTAGTTTTAAGCAAAAACAGAAATGAATCAGCTGGATTTGTTGCTGCAGGAATGTTAGCTACTCATGCCGAAGGGCTCGAAGATGAATTACTAAAATTTGGCCAAGAAAGTCAAAATCTAATTCCAAAGTGGATAAAAAGTATAGAACAAGATAGTAATATTAAATGCGGTTTAAGAAAATGTGGCATAGTAGTTCCATTTAAAAACAAAGAAGATCTTGAAGAGTTTCCCACTTATGAATATGGAAAATATTTAAATCACAAAGATCTTCAAACAGAAATTAATGGAATGAATTCTATTTGGAAACATGGTTTACTTTTTGAACAAGATGGGCAAATAGATAACCGAAGAAGATTGATGCGTGCTCTTGAGAGAGCATGCTCCTTGCATGGAGTCGAATTTCAAGAGGGATCAGAAGTAGAAGATTTGACATTCGAAAAAAACAAAGTTATAGGTGCAACAGTTGTATGTGCCACTGGGGAAATAAAAAAAATTAACTGCGAAAAAGCAATTATATGCAGCGGTGCTTGGAGTAAAAAAATTTTTAATAAAATTCCAGTCTTTCCTGTAAAGGGACAAATGCTATCAATACAAGGTCCAGCAAATTTTTTGAAAAGAGTTATTTTTGGTCCAAAAACTTATCTAGTTCCCCGTGATGATGGCCTTATTATAGTTGGAGCGACAGTTGAAAAAGATTCAAAATTTAATCAGGGTAATACTCCTAATGGAATAAAACAATTGCAAGAAGGCATTCTCACCTTATTACCAGAAGCTATTAATTGGCCACAAATGGAACATTGGTGGGGATTTAGACCTTGCACACCAGATCTAAAACCAATAATTGGAAAATCAAAAATTGAAAATCTTTTTATAGCTACAGGACATTACAGAAATGGAGTTTTATTTTCTGCAATAACAAGTGATCTTCTTTTGAAAATAGTTCAAAATAAAAATCTCAAAGAAATAGAAAAAAACTTTTTAGAAAAATTTAGTTTAGATAGATTTGCGATTTAA